Proteins encoded within one genomic window of Candidatus Baltobacteraceae bacterium:
- a CDS encoding alpha/beta fold hydrolase translates to MYDHKNGSPLGVMSPDDFSYGIDVTGLDPASLNDAVRAVIADAMADPLRMTTWMSTFAMAQQNVGLNMMRRLSGQEPLAPLGSSDGDKRFSDPEWTSNPMLAGIVEDYRVRTQAALQLVDSARLPEATRRKARFAMQLMCDAFAPSNLPWLNPGVVKEAMDSQGMSLVKGMQNFVDDVQNNGGYPRQVDKSGFELGKNIGATPGRVVMRNELIELIAYDPQTPQVHEIPLLCSPPWINKYYIMDLAPGRSFVEWAVQHGHQTFMISYRNPDASMSNLKMDDYLRSGVLAALDAVQEITGAKKVNMASLCLGGTLTGIALAYLAKHGQGDRVNSATMTNTLLDFSIPGDLGVFTDEDTITRLEQRMREKGYLDSNEMAKTFDWMRSHDLIWSYVVNSWYKGKNPPAFDILAWNSDSTRMPVEMHSQYLRACYLHNAIVKPGEFVIDDTPIDLGQIQTPLYVLGAENDHIAPWRATYLTTQHVGGESKYTLTNSGHIAGIVNPPGGKKTWHFTREKANRGESADAWLEGADKHQGSWWEDWAWWIGPRAGAMHAPYTLPQGEPAPGRYVKNESGPLFGVATGAAK, encoded by the coding sequence ATGTACGACCACAAGAACGGGTCGCCGCTAGGCGTCATGTCTCCCGACGATTTTAGTTACGGCATCGACGTGACGGGCCTCGATCCGGCGTCGCTCAACGACGCGGTGCGCGCGGTCATCGCCGATGCGATGGCCGATCCGCTGCGCATGACGACGTGGATGTCCACCTTCGCGATGGCCCAACAGAATGTCGGATTGAACATGATGCGGCGGCTGAGCGGACAAGAACCGCTCGCACCGCTCGGCTCGTCGGACGGTGACAAGCGTTTTTCCGATCCCGAATGGACGAGCAATCCGATGCTCGCCGGCATTGTCGAGGATTATCGCGTGCGCACGCAGGCTGCCCTGCAGCTCGTCGATTCGGCGCGCCTGCCCGAAGCAACGCGGCGCAAAGCGCGCTTTGCGATGCAGTTGATGTGCGACGCTTTCGCGCCCAGCAATCTGCCGTGGCTCAATCCCGGCGTCGTCAAAGAGGCGATGGATTCGCAGGGCATGAGCCTGGTCAAGGGCATGCAAAACTTCGTCGACGACGTGCAAAACAACGGCGGGTATCCGCGCCAAGTCGACAAGAGCGGCTTCGAGCTCGGTAAGAACATCGGTGCCACACCAGGGCGCGTGGTGATGCGCAACGAGCTGATCGAGCTGATCGCCTACGATCCGCAGACGCCGCAAGTGCACGAGATTCCGTTGCTGTGTTCGCCGCCGTGGATCAACAAGTACTACATCATGGATCTGGCGCCGGGCCGATCGTTCGTAGAGTGGGCCGTTCAACACGGCCATCAGACGTTCATGATCAGCTATCGTAATCCCGACGCGTCGATGTCGAACCTCAAGATGGACGACTACTTGCGTTCGGGCGTGCTGGCCGCACTCGATGCGGTCCAAGAGATTACCGGCGCAAAGAAAGTCAACATGGCGTCGCTCTGCTTGGGCGGCACCTTGACCGGCATTGCGCTGGCATACCTGGCCAAGCACGGTCAGGGCGATCGCGTCAACAGCGCGACGATGACCAACACCTTGCTCGACTTCAGCATTCCGGGCGATCTCGGCGTGTTTACCGATGAAGACACGATCACGCGGCTCGAGCAGCGCATGCGTGAGAAGGGCTATCTGGATTCCAACGAGATGGCCAAGACGTTTGACTGGATGCGCTCGCACGATTTGATCTGGAGCTACGTCGTCAACAGCTGGTATAAGGGCAAGAATCCGCCGGCGTTCGACATTCTGGCGTGGAACAGCGACTCGACGCGCATGCCGGTGGAGATGCACTCGCAGTATCTGCGGGCGTGCTACCTGCATAACGCGATCGTCAAGCCGGGCGAGTTCGTGATTGACGATACGCCGATCGACCTCGGGCAGATTCAGACGCCGCTCTACGTGCTGGGCGCCGAGAACGATCACATCGCGCCGTGGCGCGCGACGTATCTCACGACGCAGCATGTCGGCGGCGAATCGAAGTACACGCTGACCAACTCCGGGCATATCGCCGGCATCGTCAATCCGCCGGGCGGGAAGAAGACCTGGCACTTTACGCGGGAAAAGGCTAACCGCGGCGAGAGCGCCGACGCGTGGCTCGAAGGCGCCGACAAGCATCAGGGCAGCTGGTGGGAAGATTGGGCCTGGTGGATCGGGCCGCGGGCTGGTGCGATGCATGCGCCGTATACGTTGCCGCAAGGCGAACCGGCGCCAGGGCGCTACGTGAAGAACGAAAGCGGGCCACTGTTCGGCGTTGCGACCGGAGCGGCGAAGTGA
- a CDS encoding helix-turn-helix transcriptional regulator gives MTDNERNNGPWSSLGAFIRGQRELANLSMRQLAEIAKISNPYLSQVERGLYKPSADVLKQIANALQISAETMYTQAGLLDDSTKDDHHGVEHAIKLDPRLSVDQKEAIIRIYRSFVAGGG, from the coding sequence GTGACGGACAACGAGCGCAACAACGGCCCATGGAGCAGCTTGGGTGCGTTCATTCGCGGGCAGCGCGAGCTTGCGAATCTGTCGATGCGCCAGCTCGCCGAGATCGCGAAGATTTCGAACCCGTATCTGAGTCAGGTCGAGCGCGGGTTGTATAAGCCGTCAGCGGACGTGTTGAAGCAGATCGCCAACGCTTTACAGATCTCAGCCGAGACGATGTACACGCAAGCCGGCTTGTTGGACGACTCCACTAAGGACGATCATCATGGCGTGGAGCACGCGATTAAGTTGGATCCGCGGCTCTCGGTGGATCAAAAAGAAGCGATAATTCGGATCTACCGGAGTTTTGTCGCCGGGGGCGGCTAG
- a CDS encoding VOC family protein has product MLKHVAPVFHVADLQRSIVFYQDRLGFEVNFKYGDFYAGLVRYGCHLHLRLADEQRERVAVEPDENVDACFTVSDASALASEFSKADVRFAIPLREMPYGTEFYVSDPDGNVLVFLQAG; this is encoded by the coding sequence GTGCTCAAGCATGTTGCGCCGGTCTTTCATGTCGCCGACTTGCAGCGATCGATTGTATTCTACCAAGACCGGCTGGGGTTTGAAGTCAATTTCAAATATGGCGACTTCTACGCAGGACTCGTGCGCTATGGATGCCACCTGCATCTTCGTCTGGCCGACGAGCAACGCGAGCGCGTTGCGGTCGAACCCGATGAGAACGTCGATGCGTGCTTCACGGTCAGTGACGCATCGGCTCTTGCTTCGGAGTTCTCAAAGGCGGATGTGCGGTTTGCGATTCCACTCCGGGAGATGCCGTACGGCACGGAGTTTTACGTTAGTGATCCCGACGGAAACGTGCTCGTGTTCCTGCAGGCTGGCTGA
- the pstC gene encoding phosphate ABC transporter permease subunit PstC codes for MSKGRNYSTIAAIDRLFLIAIYAAVGLFVLLVTLLFASLVKGSWPSLVKFGLAFLWTSQWNPVTETFGALPLIFGTVVSSLIAIVLAGVVGILAAAYLAEFAPRWLARPLSFVIELLAAVPSVVFGLWGLFVLAPFVRTALGPFLQHTLGFLPIFSGPILNGTGMLTAGLILALMILPTVTAISREVIVAIAQDLREASMSLGATRWETVARIVLPAARVGIFGAIVLALGRAIGETIATTMVIGNRPEIAVSLFAPSYTLASVIANEFTEANGNLYIGALLELGLLLFIVSFIINGAARLLLFAVLKGERT; via the coding sequence GTGAGCAAGGGACGCAACTACAGCACTATCGCCGCGATCGATCGGCTGTTCCTCATAGCCATCTACGCGGCAGTCGGGCTGTTCGTGCTGCTCGTCACGCTGCTCTTCGCGTCGCTCGTCAAAGGCTCGTGGCCGTCACTGGTCAAGTTTGGGCTCGCTTTCCTGTGGACGTCGCAGTGGAATCCGGTGACCGAAACGTTCGGCGCGCTCCCGCTGATTTTCGGCACCGTCGTGAGCTCGCTCATCGCCATCGTGCTCGCCGGCGTCGTCGGCATTTTGGCAGCGGCGTATTTGGCGGAGTTCGCTCCCCGCTGGCTCGCGCGTCCGCTCAGTTTCGTGATCGAACTGCTCGCTGCGGTACCCAGCGTGGTCTTTGGATTGTGGGGCCTCTTCGTGCTCGCACCGTTCGTGCGCACGGCACTCGGGCCGTTCTTGCAACACACGCTCGGCTTCTTGCCGATTTTCTCCGGACCGATTCTCAACGGCACGGGCATGTTGACCGCCGGTCTGATTTTAGCGCTTATGATTTTACCGACCGTGACCGCGATTAGCCGCGAGGTGATCGTCGCGATCGCGCAGGATCTCCGCGAAGCCTCGATGTCGCTGGGCGCGACGCGGTGGGAGACGGTCGCGCGCATCGTCTTGCCGGCAGCACGCGTCGGAATCTTCGGTGCGATCGTGCTCGCGCTCGGACGCGCGATCGGCGAAACGATCGCGACGACGATGGTCATTGGCAATCGCCCTGAGATCGCCGTGTCGCTCTTCGCACCGTCGTACACGCTGGCCAGCGTGATCGCCAACGAGTTTACCGAAGCCAATGGAAACTTGTACATCGGGGCGTTGCTCGAGTTAGGCTTATTGCTCTTTATCGTGAGCTTCATCATCAACGGCGCGGCACGGCTGCTGCTGTTTGCGGTGCTGAAAGGCGAACGGACATGA
- the pstA gene encoding phosphate ABC transporter permease PstA — MMAVAEQPPFERKSHKLAFRHALSFMGTAMTAVCASIGAACLIIILGYVAVQGAGAVNWSFLTQLPAPVGEPGGGVANGIIGSLITVGLATVIATPLGLLCGLFLALFGRGWFPEVVRFLSDVLSGIPSIAIGLFAYILLVAPFRHFSAIAASFAFALLMLPIILRTSEEAIRSVPRTIREGALALGLSEVVTTLRIVVPAARTAIITGLLLSIARVTGETAPLLFTAFGSPFWEANPANPMAQLPLQVFNYAISPYQSWHQQAWGGALVLILAVLILNISARLVLTARWRR; from the coding sequence ATGATGGCGGTCGCCGAACAGCCGCCGTTCGAACGCAAATCGCACAAGTTAGCGTTTCGGCACGCGCTCAGCTTCATGGGCACCGCGATGACCGCCGTGTGCGCGTCGATTGGCGCCGCGTGCTTGATCATTATTTTGGGTTACGTCGCCGTTCAAGGTGCGGGTGCGGTGAACTGGTCGTTCCTGACGCAGTTGCCGGCGCCGGTGGGCGAGCCGGGCGGCGGCGTTGCCAACGGCATCATCGGCAGCCTCATTACGGTCGGCTTGGCGACGGTTATTGCGACGCCGCTCGGCTTGCTGTGCGGGCTGTTCCTGGCGCTCTTCGGGCGCGGCTGGTTCCCCGAGGTCGTGCGATTCTTATCGGACGTGCTTTCGGGTATTCCGAGCATCGCCATCGGCTTGTTCGCGTACATTCTGCTCGTCGCGCCGTTCCGGCACTTCTCGGCGATCGCGGCGTCGTTTGCTTTTGCCCTGTTGATGTTGCCGATTATCTTGCGCACGTCCGAGGAAGCGATTCGCTCGGTTCCGCGTACGATTCGCGAAGGTGCGCTAGCGCTGGGTCTGTCGGAAGTTGTGACGACCTTGCGCATCGTCGTTCCGGCCGCGCGTACGGCGATCATCACGGGTTTGCTGCTCTCGATCGCACGCGTCACCGGCGAAACGGCACCGCTGCTGTTCACCGCGTTCGGCAGCCCGTTCTGGGAAGCCAATCCGGCCAACCCGATGGCGCAGCTTCCGCTGCAAGTCTTCAACTACGCGATCTCGCCGTACCAGAGCTGGCATCAACAGGCCTGGGGCGGTGCGCTCGTCTTGATTTTGGCGGTGCTAATTCTGAACATCTCCGCGCGTCTCGTGCTCACGGCACGGTGGCGCCGATGA
- a CDS encoding S53 family peptidase, producing the protein MAAIICCAIVSGCAGSRVIPATAVADQSRFAAEPFQEAPRSIAAVPAFHGIHLTDLGAAPSSATLKLAITLRYRNEARLDDLIRSQITPGSGQFHRWLSNAQFKAAFAPSARDYKSVLNTMTRSGLTIDRTYDNRTVIDVTGSVAAIDRLFRTSIHRVSQRGHAEQFINVRPARAPEALKSVILSVDGLNTTDELRPEYVLPTHASEPLPQTHGGRSGLFGPVSKQTGMAGYAPRAFWRAYDLPINHRSPSGKRYDGSGRTSGILINGDPSASDIGAFLRYFGIARNGPPTKVVLVDTKVPPQATVESVLDAETILGNAPGTALYIYEVPKLSYAPVTDAYNQVVSDNAVDTLNSSFGVYEQDAGNAPLTWNEIAKQGAAKGITFHAASGDFSGLVAPSAPADCPYFVSVGGTSLSIGARGTWAYETGWSGTGGGVSGLFAQPPWQRNVAGTIDRGRNSPDVSFDGDPASGTALYIFGTWNSTANPVGGTSLSSPIFGALITELDQMNNGRLGLPSAKIYSIWKRRGYGTIEKPLFHDITQGCSGIYCAGRGYDLVTGIGSIDGTNLSRFL; encoded by the coding sequence ATGGCCGCCATTATCTGCTGCGCGATCGTATCCGGCTGTGCAGGTTCGAGAGTGATCCCTGCAACTGCCGTCGCCGACCAGAGTCGTTTTGCCGCCGAGCCGTTTCAGGAAGCGCCAAGATCTATCGCGGCCGTGCCGGCTTTTCACGGTATCCACCTTACCGATCTTGGTGCGGCGCCCTCGTCGGCCACTCTGAAGCTTGCGATCACGTTGCGCTATCGGAATGAGGCTCGGCTGGACGACCTTATCCGAAGCCAGATCACTCCGGGTTCTGGGCAGTTCCACCGCTGGCTCTCAAATGCCCAGTTCAAAGCGGCGTTCGCACCGAGCGCCCGCGACTATAAATCAGTTTTAAATACCATGACGCGCTCGGGTTTAACGATCGATCGGACTTACGACAATCGCACGGTAATCGATGTGACGGGGAGCGTTGCCGCGATCGATCGATTGTTTCGAACGTCGATACACCGCGTGAGTCAACGCGGTCACGCTGAGCAATTTATAAACGTGCGACCGGCGCGCGCACCCGAAGCCCTCAAAAGCGTGATTCTTAGCGTCGACGGGCTGAACACGACGGACGAACTTCGACCGGAGTACGTGCTGCCGACACATGCGAGCGAGCCGCTTCCCCAAACGCACGGCGGCCGTTCCGGGTTGTTCGGGCCCGTGAGCAAGCAGACTGGAATGGCCGGCTATGCGCCGCGAGCATTTTGGCGAGCATATGACCTTCCAATCAACCACCGAAGCCCATCAGGGAAGCGTTATGACGGCAGTGGCAGGACGTCGGGCATACTTATAAACGGTGATCCGTCGGCGAGCGATATTGGCGCGTTTCTGCGCTATTTTGGTATCGCGCGCAACGGACCACCGACTAAGGTCGTGTTAGTTGATACCAAAGTCCCGCCGCAAGCGACCGTTGAATCGGTGCTCGATGCTGAAACGATCCTCGGAAATGCGCCGGGCACCGCACTGTACATCTACGAGGTGCCGAAACTGTCGTACGCGCCCGTGACCGACGCGTACAACCAGGTCGTCTCGGACAATGCCGTCGACACGCTAAACTCGAGCTTCGGGGTCTACGAGCAAGACGCCGGCAACGCGCCTTTGACATGGAATGAAATAGCAAAGCAAGGTGCGGCAAAGGGAATAACGTTTCACGCGGCTAGCGGAGATTTTAGCGGCCTGGTAGCGCCAAGCGCGCCTGCGGATTGTCCATACTTCGTTTCCGTCGGCGGGACGTCGCTTTCCATCGGGGCGCGAGGCACGTGGGCCTACGAAACCGGCTGGTCGGGCACAGGCGGAGGCGTCTCTGGCCTCTTCGCACAGCCGCCATGGCAACGCAACGTGGCCGGCACGATCGATCGGGGTCGGAACTCGCCCGACGTTTCTTTTGATGGAGACCCTGCGTCCGGAACGGCATTATATATCTTCGGCACCTGGAACTCCACCGCCAATCCGGTCGGCGGAACCTCGCTATCGTCACCGATATTCGGCGCTCTGATAACGGAGCTCGACCAGATGAATAACGGACGCTTAGGCCTGCCGTCCGCCAAAATCTACTCGATTTGGAAGAGGCGAGGTTACGGTACAATCGAGAAGCCCCTGTTTCACGACATTACCCAAGGCTGCTCGGGAATCTACTGCGCTGGTCGAGGCTACGACTTAGTTACTGGAATAGGATCGATCGACGGAACGAACTTATCTCGTTTCCTTTAA
- the pstB gene encoding phosphate ABC transporter ATP-binding protein PstB → MNATAVEAPLEVKNLSAYYNNDRLAVANVSMRFAHRAVTALMGPSGCGKTTLLRCLNRIHEILPGARAEGEVLLDGENVYEGEISVTELRRRVGMVFQRANPFPTMSILGNVVSGLSSSVSKADKTVLAEKALRSAVLWDEVKDKLSHPATTLSGGQQQRLCIARALAVEPEVLLMDEPTSALDPISTLSVEELMTKLAHEYTIVVVTHNMQQAARVSNYAAFMLADETRAGKLIEMDETSKMFTKPSDRRTEDYITGRFG, encoded by the coding sequence ATGAACGCGACGGCAGTCGAGGCTCCGCTCGAGGTCAAGAACCTCTCGGCGTATTACAACAACGACCGCTTAGCGGTCGCTAACGTTTCCATGCGCTTCGCGCATCGCGCCGTAACGGCGCTGATGGGTCCGTCGGGCTGCGGAAAGACGACCTTGCTGCGCTGCCTCAATCGCATTCATGAGATTCTGCCGGGCGCGCGGGCCGAGGGCGAAGTCCTGCTCGACGGCGAGAACGTCTACGAAGGCGAGATCAGCGTGACCGAGCTGCGCCGGCGCGTCGGCATGGTGTTTCAGCGGGCCAATCCGTTTCCGACGATGTCGATTCTCGGTAACGTCGTTTCGGGGCTGAGCAGTTCGGTTTCCAAAGCCGACAAAACGGTGCTGGCCGAAAAGGCGCTGCGTTCGGCGGTGCTGTGGGACGAGGTCAAAGACAAGCTCAGTCATCCGGCGACCACGTTATCGGGCGGCCAGCAGCAGCGGTTGTGCATCGCGCGGGCGCTTGCCGTTGAACCGGAAGTATTATTGATGGACGAGCCGACGTCGGCGCTCGATCCGATCTCGACGCTCAGCGTCGAAGAACTGATGACCAAGCTCGCGCACGAATACACGATCGTCGTCGTGACGCACAATATGCAGCAAGCGGCCCGAGTGTCGAATTACGCGGCGTTCATGCTGGCCGACGAAACCCGGGCGGGGAAGCTGATCGAGATGGACGAGACGTCGAAGATGTTTACCAAGCCGTCCGATCGCCGAACCGAGGACTATATTACCGGCCGCTTCGGCTGA
- a CDS encoding beta-ketoacyl-ACP reductase produces the protein MNNLPLQDRVGIVTGGSRGIGGAISRLLAEDGATVAVLGLPVDRERTEKLRTHLNGSASRVHFYEGNVGEFDQCQAAVANILKEHGRIDYLINNAGITRDHTVRKMTVDEWQAVLQINLSGPFFMTKAVLDTMVDQSFGRIVNISSVVGQSGNFGQANYASAKAGLIGLTKTVALEVAKRGVTVNAIAPGFIETEMTKAMPSEAIEMAIEQTPKRRLGQPLEVARVVRFLVDDNSGYITGSVYNVNGGWYM, from the coding sequence GTGAACAATTTACCACTTCAGGACCGCGTCGGCATCGTGACCGGCGGCTCGCGCGGAATCGGCGGGGCCATCAGCCGGCTGCTCGCCGAAGACGGGGCAACCGTCGCCGTGCTCGGATTGCCGGTTGACCGGGAGCGCACCGAGAAGCTGCGCACCCACCTCAACGGAAGCGCATCGCGCGTCCACTTTTACGAAGGCAACGTCGGGGAGTTCGACCAGTGTCAAGCGGCAGTGGCGAACATTCTTAAAGAACACGGACGGATCGACTATCTGATTAACAACGCGGGAATCACCCGCGATCACACCGTCCGCAAGATGACGGTCGACGAATGGCAAGCGGTTCTGCAAATCAATCTTTCAGGGCCGTTTTTTATGACCAAAGCCGTGCTCGATACAATGGTCGATCAAAGCTTCGGCCGTATCGTCAACATCAGCTCGGTGGTGGGCCAGAGCGGCAACTTCGGCCAGGCCAACTACGCGTCGGCCAAAGCCGGCCTGATCGGCCTGACCAAGACGGTCGCGCTGGAAGTCGCCAAACGCGGCGTCACGGTCAACGCGATCGCGCCGGGGTTCATCGAGACCGAGATGACCAAGGCGATGCCCAGCGAGGCGATCGAGATGGCCATCGAACAGACGCCCAAGCGGCGCCTGGGCCAACCCCTGGAAGTGGCCCGCGTGGTGCGGTTCCTCGTTGACGACAACTCGGGCTATATTACCGGCTCAGTTTACAACGTCAACGGCGGATGGTACATGTGA
- the fabG gene encoding 3-oxoacyl-[acyl-carrier-protein] reductase, with translation MFEGRVAVVTGGTRGIGAAITKMLVENGASVAAGYSKGKESAEKFKTDMESKGAKISVHQGQIDHVDDCNRVVKEVMDHFGRIDYLVNNAGITIDKTVRKMTSDDWRHVLDVNLSGAFNMTKAVLEHMIERGSGRIVNISSVIGETGNIGQANYAASKAGLFGFSKSLALEMAQRGITVNTVAPGFIETEMVAAIPAAALEKVVEKIPMRRLGQPGEVARVVRFLLEDDASYITGAAFHVNGGLDM, from the coding sequence GTGTTTGAAGGCCGAGTCGCAGTGGTTACAGGCGGAACGCGGGGCATCGGCGCCGCGATCACCAAGATGCTCGTGGAAAACGGCGCATCGGTGGCTGCGGGCTACAGTAAAGGCAAAGAGAGCGCCGAGAAGTTCAAGACCGACATGGAGTCAAAGGGCGCCAAGATTTCCGTTCACCAAGGGCAGATCGACCACGTTGACGACTGCAATCGCGTGGTGAAGGAAGTGATGGATCACTTCGGTCGCATCGACTACCTGGTGAACAACGCCGGTATCACGATCGACAAGACGGTGCGCAAGATGACGAGCGACGACTGGCGCCACGTGCTCGACGTAAATCTTTCGGGCGCGTTCAATATGACCAAAGCCGTGCTCGAGCACATGATCGAGCGTGGGTCGGGCCGTATCGTCAACATCAGCTCGGTCATCGGCGAGACCGGTAACATCGGACAGGCGAACTACGCCGCATCGAAAGCGGGTTTGTTCGGCTTCTCGAAGAGTCTTGCGCTCGAGATGGCGCAGCGCGGCATCACCGTCAACACCGTCGCACCAGGATTCATCGAAACCGAAATGGTTGCTGCGATTCCGGCCGCCGCACTGGAAAAAGTCGTGGAGAAGATTCCGATGCGCCGCTTGGGACAACCGGGAGAAGTCGCGCGCGTCGTGCGATTCTTGCTTGAAGACGACGCCAGCTACATCACCGGCGCCGCCTTCCACGTCAACGGCGGCTTGGATATGTAG
- the pstS gene encoding phosphate ABC transporter substrate-binding protein PstS, translating to MRKTLALTFAALLVSALPSPAATMLTGAGSTWDFPFFSKAFFEYSKSHGDVQVNYQSIGSGGGIQQFTQRTVDFGATDVPMNPKEIAAAEAGGNGPVLQVPVVLGGVSVAYNLPGVNSLKLTPAVIADIYLGKITTWNDPAIAKLNAGEKLPSQAIVVVHRSDGSGTTYTFTDYLSHVSAEWKAKVGTGKSVTWPAPSAVGGKGNEGVAGQVTNSPGAIGYVELAYVVQNHMPAATLQNAAGKWIADAPNGVRAAAATRPDVSPTEFSIVDTKCATCYPIAGYSWVVLYSNPADKARAKTLQELFRWVSSPDGQKIAASLDYVPLPENVQALASKTLAQMHV from the coding sequence ATGCGCAAGACGCTGGCGCTAACGTTCGCGGCGCTCCTCGTTTCGGCTCTGCCGAGCCCCGCGGCGACGATGCTCACCGGTGCGGGCTCGACGTGGGACTTCCCGTTCTTCTCGAAGGCCTTCTTCGAGTACAGCAAGTCGCACGGCGACGTGCAGGTTAACTACCAGTCGATCGGAAGCGGCGGCGGCATCCAGCAGTTCACGCAGCGCACCGTCGATTTCGGTGCGACCGACGTTCCGATGAACCCCAAGGAAATCGCCGCGGCGGAAGCCGGCGGTAACGGCCCAGTGCTGCAAGTGCCCGTCGTGCTCGGCGGCGTCTCGGTCGCCTACAATCTTCCGGGCGTCAACTCGCTGAAGTTGACGCCGGCCGTGATCGCCGACATCTATCTCGGCAAGATCACCACCTGGAACGATCCCGCCATTGCCAAGCTCAACGCGGGCGAGAAGCTCCCGAGCCAGGCGATCGTCGTGGTGCACCGCTCGGACGGTTCGGGCACGACCTACACGTTTACGGACTATCTGAGCCACGTCTCGGCCGAATGGAAGGCCAAAGTCGGCACCGGCAAGAGCGTGACGTGGCCGGCCCCCAGCGCCGTCGGCGGTAAGGGCAACGAAGGCGTCGCGGGTCAGGTGACCAACAGCCCGGGCGCGATCGGTTACGTCGAGCTCGCCTACGTCGTGCAGAATCACATGCCGGCAGCCACGCTCCAGAACGCCGCCGGTAAGTGGATTGCCGATGCTCCCAACGGCGTGCGCGCCGCTGCGGCTACGCGCCCGGACGTTTCGCCGACCGAGTTCTCGATCGTCGATACGAAGTGCGCGACGTGCTATCCGATCGCCGGATACAGCTGGGTGGTGCTTTATAGCAACCCGGCCGACAAAGCCCGTGCGAAGACGCTCCAGGAGCTCTTCCGCTGGGTGTCGAGCCCCGACGGTCAAAAGATCGCGGCGTCGCTCGACTATGTGCCTTTGCCGGAAAACGTCCAAGCGTTGGCGTCGAAGACGCTGGCGCAAATGCACGTCTAG